The following nucleotide sequence is from Streptomyces leeuwenhoekii.
GTCCAGCTACAGCGGCGACGAAGGCGGCGCCTGCGTCGAGGTCGCCGCCCACCCCACCGCCATCCACATCCGCGACTCCAAGACACCCACCACCCCCCACCTCACCGTCACCCCAAACGCCTGGACCGCGTTCTTGACACTGGCCCGCCCGGAATCCTGACCCGGTCGCCGGTCCCCGGCGCCCACAGGGCGACCTCGCGGTCCCGGGGGCCGAGCACCGTACGCGGCGCATCGGCGTCGAAGATCCGGACGGGGTGGGTGGCGTCCCACGCCTCCCACCCCGGATCGCCCGTGGCGGCGAACCGCACCCACGCGGAGTGCATCGCCTCGGCCAGCTCCCGGGGCGCGCCCTCGCCCGCCAGTCTGCGGGACTCCGGCACGTCGCCGCTGTCGAAGACGAAGCCGAGTTCCAGGGCGTGGCAGGCGCCGAGGCCGGGCAGGCCGGAGGGCCAGGCGAACTCGTACACGTACGACCTGCCGGGGCGGGCGTCGGCCAGGCGGTGCATCGGGACGCGCAGCAGGTGGTCGGTGACCATCTGGCCGACGATCTCGGCGGTGCCCGCGCCGGGGTACAGGGCGCGGTAGCCGCGCGGCACGTCGGGGCCGCAGTGGCAGCGGGCGCGGGCGCCGGCCAGGGCGACCGCGCCGAGACGGTCGACGCGGTCCGTCAGGCCGCCGGGGACCAGCCAGAGCCGGTACTCGTCACGAGTCCAGCCCATCAGCAGGTCGACGCCGGGCGCCGCGCCGCCGTCGGCGAGCGCGGCCAGCGGGTCGCGCGGGACGAGGTCGCCGTCCATGACGATGCCGAAGGCCGGTCCGCCGAGGACGGGGCTGCTCAGCCGCCCCACCTCGGCCTGGGTGCGCAGCAGCAGGTCGCGGTCGACGGCGGCGAACGCCTCGGCGGTGGCGGGAATCCTCAGCCGGGTCGCCATGCGGCGCACCATCCGCCGCACCTTGGCGCGTTCGGCGGCCTCGGGCGCCCCGCTCTGCAACACGGCCCGCCGCACCAGCCCTTGGGTCTGCGGGGCGGCGAGCAGGGCGCCGACGCCGAGGGCGCCGGCGGACTGGCCGCAGAGGGTGATGCGGTCGGGGTCGCCGCCGAAGGCCGCGACGGACTCGTGCACCCAGCGCAGGGCGGCGAGCTGGTCGCGCAGGCCAGGGTTGGGCGGGGCGTCCGGGAAGAGGCCGAAGCCCTCCACGCCCAGCCGGTAGTTGACCGAGACGCAGACGACGCCGTCGCGGGCGAAGGCGCGGCCGTCGTACACGGGGACGGCGGACGAGCCGCGGGTCAGCGCGCCGCCGTGCACCCACACCAGGACGGGCAGCCGGGCGCGGGGGTCGGGGTCGGGGGTCCAGACGTTGAGGTTGAGGCAGTCGTCGCCGGGCACCACCGGGTCGGACAGGTACGGGGCGAAGGCCTCGGAGTACGGCGGTTTGGGGGCCGTCGGCCCGAAGGTACCGGCGTCCCGGATGCCGTCCCAGGGCTCGGGGGGCGCGGGCGGACGGAACCGGAGGAGGCCGAAGGGGGGCGCCGCGTACGGGATGCCGCGGAAGACGGCGATGCCCCGCTCGTATCTGCCGCGTACGGCTCCGTACGGCGTCGCGACCACCGGATCGGCGATCAGGGAGCCCGTCCGGTCTGCTGCCGTCATACGCCACCAGCCCTCCGCCTGGCGCACCCTCGCGCGCACCGTTGTCCTCAGAG
It contains:
- a CDS encoding DUF397 domain-containing protein, encoding MSGTTLEWFKSSYSSGEGGACLEVAYTWRKSSYSGDEGGACVEVAAHPTAIHIRDSKTPTTPHLTVTPNAWTAFLTLARPES
- a CDS encoding carboxylesterase/lipase family protein; translation: MTAADRTGSLIADPVVATPYGAVRGRYERGIAVFRGIPYAAPPFGLLRFRPPAPPEPWDGIRDAGTFGPTAPKPPYSEAFAPYLSDPVVPGDDCLNLNVWTPDPDPRARLPVLVWVHGGALTRGSSAVPVYDGRAFARDGVVCVSVNYRLGVEGFGLFPDAPPNPGLRDQLAALRWVHESVAAFGGDPDRITLCGQSAGALGVGALLAAPQTQGLVRRAVLQSGAPEAAERAKVRRMVRRMATRLRIPATAEAFAAVDRDLLLRTQAEVGRLSSPVLGGPAFGIVMDGDLVPRDPLAALADGGAAPGVDLLMGWTRDEYRLWLVPGGLTDRVDRLGAVALAGARARCHCGPDVPRGYRALYPGAGTAEIVGQMVTDHLLRVPMHRLADARPGRSYVYEFAWPSGLPGLGACHALELGFVFDSGDVPESRRLAGEGAPRELAEAMHSAWVRFAATGDPGWEAWDATHPVRIFDADAPRTVLGPRDREVALWAPGTGDRVRIPGGPVSRTRSRRLG